The following proteins come from a genomic window of Candidatus Paceibacterota bacterium:
- a CDS encoding rod shape-determining protein: protein MSFFSKKLGIDLGTANTLVFVPGKGIVLMEPSVVAVSEQDNKILAVGVEAKNMIGKTPESIIAYRPMKDGVIADYRVTEAMLRYFIDKALGPFNFFRPEVMVSVPAGVTSTERRAVIEAAIKAGAKNAYVVKEPILAAIGAGIPIYEPIGHMIVDIGGGTTDVAVISLGGIVSSTSVKCAGNRIDYAITDYIKKTFNLAIGDQTAEDIKIKIGSAVLVEEELALVIKGRDFLSGLPRSTEIKTNEIVKAIAKELRDMIKAIKDVLQETPPELAADIIDRGIIMTGGSSQLRNLPELVFRRTGVKAILADDALYCVAKGTGIALEHLDTYKKSIIAKR, encoded by the coding sequence GTGTCATTTTTCTCCAAAAAACTTGGAATTGACTTGGGTACAGCCAACACCTTGGTTTTTGTGCCGGGCAAAGGGATTGTGCTAATGGAGCCGTCGGTAGTGGCGGTTTCGGAGCAAGATAATAAAATTTTGGCGGTCGGAGTTGAGGCCAAAAATATGATCGGCAAAACTCCGGAGTCGATTATTGCTTACCGACCAATGAAAGATGGTGTGATTGCCGATTATCGCGTGACAGAAGCGATGCTCCGTTATTTTATCGACAAAGCTCTCGGCCCCTTCAACTTTTTCCGACCGGAAGTAATGGTCTCTGTGCCGGCTGGTGTCACCTCGACTGAAAGGCGCGCGGTTATTGAAGCGGCAATTAAAGCTGGCGCCAAAAATGCTTATGTTGTGAAGGAGCCGATTTTGGCGGCAATCGGGGCGGGAATTCCAATTTACGAACCAATCGGCCACATGATTGTTGATATTGGTGGAGGCACCACTGATGTGGCGGTGATCTCTCTTGGTGGCATCGTGTCCTCAACTTCGGTCAAGTGTGCCGGCAACCGAATCGACTACGCCATCACCGACTACATTAAAAAAACTTTCAATTTGGCCATCGGTGATCAGACGGCTGAAGATATTAAAATTAAAATTGGCTCGGCAGTTTTGGTTGAGGAGGAGCTCGCCCTTGTCATCAAAGGCCGAGATTTTCTTTCGGGCCTGCCTCGTTCGACGGAAATTAAGACGAATGAAATCGTGAAAGCGATTGCCAAGGAACTGCGCGACATGATTAAGGCTATCAAGGATGTGTTGCAGGAGACTCCGCCGGAACTTGCTGCTGACATTATCGACCGGGGCATTATTATGACCGGCGGGTCTTCGCAATTACGCAATTTGCCGGAGCTGGTTTTTCGCCGAACTGGCGTGAAGGCCATTTTGGCCGACGACGCACTCTACTGCGTTGCCAAAGGCACCGGTATTGCGCTCGAACACCTGGATACCTACAAGAAATCGATTATCGCCAAGCGCTAA
- a CDS encoding UDP-N-acetylglucosamine 1-carboxyvinyltransferase, whose protein sequence is MKHQKKDKTLASLGKLIQNLREERGISQEELAQKIGTTQSAIARLESGSQNISAGTLSKISAALERNLIELSKGRLDVQIQGASPLSGTIQTKTSKNAAVGLLCASLLNRGKTTLRNVPKIEEVNRIIEVLTSLDIKVRWQNSDLEIEPPQNFNIKNFDIEAGTKTRSIIMLIGPLIHFLKKFSLPHVGGCRLGARTIAPHVFALEKLGVKIETKSKEYRISQKKLKPNYIVLYETGDTVTENVLMAAALIPSKTTIRFASANYQVQDVCFFLQALGVKVEGIGTSTLIVHGLKEIKKDVEYSISEDPIDSMFFIAAAATTKSNITITRAPIDFLEIELLKLEKMGFRFKISKRYKARNGETDLVDITTYPSKLTAPPDKIEARPYPGLNIDNLPFFAVIATQARGQTLIHDWVYEERAIYYKELDKLRADTILADPHRLFVNGPTKLKAAEVVCPPALRPAAIILIGMLAAEGTSILRNIYSINRGYEDIVKRLQSLGAKIKILREI, encoded by the coding sequence ATGAAACATCAGAAAAAAGATAAAACCCTGGCCTCCTTAGGAAAATTGATTCAAAACCTGCGAGAAGAGCGGGGCATTTCCCAGGAAGAGCTGGCTCAGAAAATTGGCACCACCCAGAGTGCCATCGCCAGACTCGAATCCGGCTCGCAAAACATTTCGGCCGGAACACTTTCAAAAATTAGTGCCGCTTTGGAACGAAATTTAATTGAGCTATCGAAGGGGCGACTTGATGTCCAAATTCAAGGCGCTTCTCCCCTTTCCGGCACCATCCAAACTAAAACCTCTAAAAATGCGGCCGTCGGTTTGCTCTGCGCTTCCCTCTTAAACCGCGGCAAGACAACCTTGAGAAATGTCCCAAAAATTGAGGAGGTCAACCGCATTATCGAAGTACTCACCAGCCTTGATATTAAAGTTCGTTGGCAAAACAGTGATTTGGAAATTGAGCCGCCACAGAATTTCAATATCAAAAATTTTGATATCGAGGCCGGCACCAAGACCCGGAGCATTATTATGCTCATCGGCCCACTCATCCACTTTTTGAAGAAATTCTCCTTGCCTCACGTTGGCGGTTGCCGTTTGGGCGCCCGCACCATCGCGCCTCATGTTTTCGCCCTGGAAAAACTTGGTGTGAAAATCGAGACAAAATCAAAAGAGTACCGAATCAGTCAGAAAAAGTTGAAGCCCAATTATATCGTTCTCTACGAGACCGGCGATACGGTGACTGAAAATGTTTTAATGGCGGCCGCGCTCATTCCCAGCAAAACCACGATTCGGTTCGCCTCGGCCAACTATCAAGTCCAGGATGTTTGCTTTTTCCTGCAGGCCCTCGGGGTCAAAGTCGAAGGTATCGGCACCTCGACTCTGATTGTGCACGGTCTCAAGGAAATCAAAAAGGATGTCGAGTATTCGATTAGTGAGGACCCGATTGACTCAATGTTCTTTATCGCGGCCGCCGCTACCACCAAATCGAATATCACAATTACCCGCGCCCCGATCGACTTTTTGGAAATTGAGCTTCTGAAACTCGAAAAAATGGGTTTTCGCTTTAAAATCTCCAAACGCTACAAGGCCCGAAATGGTGAGACTGATTTAGTTGATATCACCACCTATCCATCAAAATTGACCGCCCCGCCCGACAAAATTGAGGCCCGACCTTATCCTGGGCTCAACATCGACAACTTGCCATTTTTCGCCGTCATCGCGACCCAAGCGAGGGGTCAGACCTTGATTCACGACTGGGTCTACGAGGAGCGCGCCATCTATTACAAGGAGCTCGACAAATTGCGTGCTGATACAATTTTGGCCGACCCGCATCGACTTTTTGTGAATGGACCGACCAAATTGAAAGCAGCTGAAGTAGTCTGTCCGCCGGCGCTTCGTCCGGCCGCCATTATCCTAATCGGCATGCTCGCCGCCGAAGGTACTTCGATTTTACGAAACATTTACAGCATCAATCGTGGCTATGAAGACATCGTCAAGCGACTGCAAAGCCTCGGCGCAAAAATAAAAATTTTGAGAGAGATCTAA
- the priA gene encoding primosomal protein N', which yields MDQTESVGLKLIKVIPISKTTGLEALSYFTSKDLTVGTIVSVPLRKKLIPAIVAEVENASDARAELRSAGFEIKKLAKIGAKGGLPEAFIKASKAVATDLSATTGSVLNTAVAPIILEKLVKDKAKGKIGASTNKSRPHTEQLVIQADDEERLSHYKSLIREEFAKKSSVFLCLPTSFEAQALYDILERGIKNFVFLLHSGLPKKDLLETWNKLEAEAHSVLIIGTANFLAVPRDDIGTIIFEKESSKSYMSQARPYLDFRLLAEAFAKENKTRLILGDSLLRIETIWRTKGGELVEYTPLKFRSLSTASTKLVNLKRQGDGTEKTFSVLGDELIDLVNRSRNNNDRLFIFSARRGLAPQTVCSDCGTTVMCEHCQAPVILYSSARSNFFLCHRCGTKRSAEETCKNCSSWRLKPLGIGVDRVEAEITAHFPDANIFKISKDKTKTQKQAAEVAKKFYASPGSILLGTEMALTYLDQKIENCAVASLDALFAIPDFRIDERVFQILLRLRSLSTENFLIQTRNPEKKLFEYALSGNTIDFYKDEIEVRQSFNYPPFTVLIKLSLRGTKEYALGEMKKFEIDFTKFKPAVFPAFVAVIKGKHIMNALIKIPKAQWPNEELLNKLRSLSPAWSIAINPENLI from the coding sequence ATGGACCAAACAGAATCAGTCGGGCTCAAATTGATCAAGGTCATACCCATCTCCAAAACGACCGGCCTTGAGGCGCTCTCCTATTTCACCTCCAAGGACTTGACTGTCGGCACAATCGTTTCTGTCCCTCTTCGCAAAAAGCTAATACCAGCCATCGTTGCCGAGGTTGAGAACGCGAGTGACGCGAGAGCTGAACTGCGCTCGGCTGGATTTGAAATTAAAAAACTGGCAAAAATCGGAGCCAAAGGTGGTCTGCCGGAAGCTTTTATCAAGGCCAGCAAAGCCGTGGCGACCGATCTTTCCGCGACAACCGGTTCGGTTTTAAACACCGCCGTCGCGCCAATTATTTTGGAAAAGCTAGTTAAAGATAAGGCCAAAGGAAAAATCGGCGCTTCGACCAACAAGTCTCGTCCACACACAGAACAGCTCGTCATTCAAGCGGATGATGAAGAAAGACTTTCGCACTATAAAAGTTTGATTCGCGAGGAATTCGCCAAAAAATCTTCAGTTTTTCTTTGCTTACCCACCAGCTTCGAGGCCCAGGCTCTTTATGACATTCTCGAAAGGGGCATTAAGAATTTTGTCTTTTTGCTGCACTCCGGATTACCCAAAAAAGACTTACTGGAGACTTGGAACAAACTTGAGGCCGAAGCCCATTCAGTTTTAATTATCGGCACCGCCAACTTTCTAGCCGTACCCAGAGACGATATCGGCACTATCATTTTTGAAAAGGAAAGCTCCAAATCATATATGTCGCAGGCCCGACCCTACTTGGATTTTCGCTTGTTAGCCGAAGCTTTCGCCAAGGAAAATAAGACTCGCTTGATTCTCGGCGACTCGCTGCTCCGAATCGAAACTATTTGGCGCACCAAGGGCGGCGAACTCGTTGAGTATACACCGCTCAAATTTCGCTCACTTTCCACTGCCAGCACGAAATTAGTCAACCTTAAGCGCCAGGGCGATGGCACGGAAAAGACTTTTTCTGTTCTTGGTGATGAGCTAATTGATCTCGTCAACCGGAGTCGCAACAATAACGACCGGCTTTTTATTTTTTCTGCTCGGCGAGGCTTGGCGCCACAAACGGTTTGTAGCGACTGTGGCACAACCGTGATGTGCGAGCACTGCCAAGCTCCGGTAATCCTTTATTCATCGGCCAGAAGCAATTTCTTCCTTTGTCATCGTTGCGGAACAAAGCGCAGTGCTGAAGAAACATGCAAAAATTGCAGCAGCTGGCGTCTCAAACCACTTGGCATCGGAGTCGACCGGGTCGAAGCCGAAATCACCGCCCACTTCCCAGATGCCAATATTTTCAAGATTAGCAAAGACAAGACCAAGACCCAGAAGCAGGCCGCCGAAGTGGCCAAAAAATTTTACGCTTCGCCCGGCAGTATTCTTTTGGGCACAGAGATGGCACTGACCTATCTCGACCAGAAAATCGAAAACTGTGCGGTAGCTTCGCTTGACGCCTTATTTGCTATTCCGGATTTTCGAATTGATGAGCGCGTCTTCCAAATTCTTTTGCGCTTGAGGTCTCTAAGCACCGAGAACTTTCTAATTCAAACTCGCAACCCGGAAAAGAAGCTTTTTGAATACGCGCTTTCCGGCAATACCATCGACTTTTACAAAGATGAAATCGAGGTGCGCCAAAGCTTTAATTATCCGCCTTTTACCGTACTGATTAAACTGTCGCTCCGCGGCACCAAGGAATACGCGCTTGGTGAAATGAAAAAGTTTGAGATTGATTTTACCAAATTTAAGCCGGCGGTTTTTCCAGCCTTCGTCGCTGTTATTAAAGGCAAGCACATTATGAATGCCTTAATCAAAATTCCTAAAGCCCAGTGGCCAAATGAAGAGTTGCTCAATAAACTTCGGAGCTTATCGCCGGCCTGGAGTATCGCGATTAATCCGGAAAACCTTATCTAG
- the def gene encoding peptide deformylase, whose amino-acid sequence MLEIVNRDNPVLREKAKEVPVSQIGKPEIQKIISEMKEALATQDDGVAIAAPQIGEPLRIFVVSGKILAQQSKKVRSTKKDGSDLVFINPKIIKLSRKKDFMEEGCLSVRWLYGRVKRSENATVEAYNEKAEKITRGASGLLAQVFQHEVDHLEGILFIDKAKDIVEIPPKKLHDK is encoded by the coding sequence ATGCTGGAAATCGTAAACCGTGACAACCCAGTCCTTAGAGAAAAGGCTAAGGAAGTTCCGGTCTCGCAAATCGGTAAACCGGAGATTCAGAAAATAATTTCTGAAATGAAGGAGGCTCTAGCCACTCAGGATGACGGCGTTGCTATCGCCGCCCCGCAAATCGGTGAACCGTTGCGGATTTTTGTTGTCTCTGGAAAAATTCTCGCCCAGCAGTCAAAGAAGGTCAGGTCGACTAAAAAAGACGGCTCTGATTTAGTTTTCATCAACCCCAAAATTATCAAGCTCTCTCGCAAGAAGGATTTTATGGAAGAGGGCTGCCTTTCAGTCCGCTGGCTATACGGTCGAGTCAAACGCTCCGAGAACGCCACCGTCGAGGCTTACAACGAAAAGGCGGAAAAAATCACTCGCGGCGCCAGCGGTCTTTTAGCTCAAGTTTTCCAGCACGAGGTTGATCATCTTGAAGGTATTCTCTTTATTGATAAGGCCAAGGACATCGTTGAGATCCCCCCGAAGAAACTGCATGATAAATAA
- a CDS encoding methionyl-tRNA formyltransferase yields the protein MINNQKTKFAFFGTPSLAADLLEALKGAGFVPAVIITNPDQPVGRKMIVTPPPVKTWAIENNIECLQPTSLKDSEFISQLSKVNCQMFLVAAYGKIIPESILQIPQLGSFNVHYSLLPKYRGATPVESAILNGDIETGVSIQKMVYELDAGDVVASEKTEIRPDETAPELRMRLNEIAKSLLIKTTEKIISENIAPETQDPAKATFCHKIKKEDGLINLTADPKTNYLKYRAYFGWPGTYFFAEKGGKQIRVIIKKASFRDGQFVIERVVPEGKKEISYQDFATRP from the coding sequence ATGATAAATAATCAAAAAACAAAATTTGCTTTCTTCGGCACGCCAAGTCTGGCGGCAGATTTGCTTGAGGCCTTAAAAGGGGCCGGTTTTGTTCCTGCCGTTATAATTACCAACCCCGATCAACCAGTCGGCCGAAAAATGATTGTCACACCACCACCAGTTAAAACCTGGGCTATCGAAAATAATATTGAATGCCTCCAACCCACTTCTTTAAAAGATTCTGAATTCATCAGTCAGTTGTCAAAGGTCAATTGTCAAATGTTCCTAGTTGCCGCCTACGGCAAAATCATCCCGGAATCAATTTTACAAATTCCTCAACTTGGCAGTTTTAATGTCCACTATTCCCTACTACCAAAATATCGTGGCGCCACACCGGTTGAGTCGGCAATTCTAAATGGAGACATTGAAACCGGAGTTTCAATCCAAAAAATGGTTTACGAGCTTGACGCCGGAGATGTAGTAGCAAGCGAGAAAACGGAAATCCGACCGGATGAAACTGCCCCGGAATTGCGAATGAGACTAAATGAAATCGCCAAGAGCCTTTTAATTAAAACTACTGAAAAAATAATTTCCGAAAACATCGCCCCAGAGACACAGGACCCGGCCAAAGCGACTTTTTGTCACAAAATTAAAAAAGAAGACGGACTCATCAATCTCACGGCCGACCCAAAAACTAACTATTTAAAATATCGCGCTTACTTCGGCTGGCCGGGCACTTATTTCTTTGCAGAAAAGGGTGGCAAACAAATTCGAGTCATTATCAAAAAAGCCAGTTTCAGAGATGGCCAATTTGTAATCGAAAGAGTGGTTCCCGAGGGCAAAAAGGAAATTAGCTACCAAGATTTTGCGACTAGACCCTAA
- a CDS encoding peptidylprolyl isomerase, producing MVKSKTQQKLLPLELALAIVIILGILAYVLGPWRPSPKETDTTNLSTTNSLNTKNMAVKSSEQQISRAILKTTSGNIEIQFFSDKAPATVANFVKLTQSGFYDGVKFHRVIKDFMIQSGDPLSKGDNTALYGRGGPGYTFPDEINDQKIVRGVIAMANAGPNTNGSQFFIVTAAATPWLDGKHTVFGKVVSGMDVVDKINNVITGESDIPKTPIVINSIELK from the coding sequence ATGGTGAAATCAAAGACACAGCAAAAACTGTTGCCGCTCGAACTTGCGCTTGCAATAGTAATTATTTTGGGCATTCTAGCCTATGTTCTCGGTCCTTGGCGGCCAAGTCCAAAGGAGACGGACACGACCAACTTATCAACCACTAATAGTTTAAATACAAAAAATATGGCAGTTAAATCGAGCGAACAGCAAATTAGTAGAGCAATTTTGAAAACCACTTCCGGCAATATTGAAATCCAATTTTTCAGTGACAAAGCGCCGGCAACCGTGGCCAACTTTGTGAAACTCACGCAGTCCGGTTTTTATGACGGAGTTAAATTTCATCGAGTTATTAAGGATTTTATGATTCAATCCGGCGATCCTCTAAGCAAAGGCGATAACACTGCTCTCTATGGCCGAGGTGGTCCCGGCTACACTTTTCCGGATGAGATCAATGACCAAAAAATTGTTCGTGGTGTGATTGCCATGGCGAACGCCGGACCAAACACCAACGGCAGTCAGTTTTTTATTGTCACGGCGGCCGCCACTCCGTGGCTCGATGGTAAACACACTGTTTTCGGCAAGGTTGTTTCCGGGATGGATGTCGTGGATAAAATCAACAATGTAATTACAGGGGAGAGTGATATTCCTAAGACGCCGATTGTGATTAATTCAATAGAACTGAAATAA
- the raiA gene encoding ribosome-associated translation inhibitor RaiA, which yields MTKINTKIKATDITLTPEISDYLDKRLSALEKFVDAEDDANICFVELARTTSHHKAGDIFKAELTLHLGGQSFRAVSEMADLHSAIDKVKDELLQELRGNKTKQISLIRRSGRQIKNLIKGISNWRPNKK from the coding sequence ATGACAAAAATCAATACTAAAATTAAAGCCACCGACATAACTTTAACTCCGGAAATTTCCGATTACCTCGACAAGAGACTTTCAGCTTTGGAAAAATTCGTCGATGCCGAGGACGATGCCAACATTTGCTTTGTTGAATTGGCTCGTACCACTTCTCATCATAAAGCCGGAGATATTTTTAAAGCCGAACTCACTCTCCATTTGGGCGGGCAAAGTTTTCGAGCCGTCTCGGAAATGGCCGATCTGCACTCAGCGATTGATAAAGTTAAGGATGAGTTGTTGCAAGAGTTGCGAGGCAATAAAACCAAGCAAATCAGTCTGATTAGACGAAGTGGCCGACAGATCAAGAATTTGATTAAAGGTATCAGCAATTGGCGTCCTAACAAAAAATAA
- a CDS encoding DUF167 domain-containing protein — MYIKVKVKTNSDEELFEKVSDTSFKIQVKEKAERNLANTRVIELLRRHFGPKAGQIRIVNGHHSPSKLVAVGD, encoded by the coding sequence ATGTACATCAAGGTAAAAGTCAAAACCAATTCGGACGAGGAGTTGTTTGAAAAAGTCTCGGACACGAGTTTTAAGATACAGGTCAAGGAAAAGGCCGAGCGCAATCTGGCCAATACTCGCGTGATTGAGCTCTTGCGACGACATTTCGGGCCGAAAGCCGGTCAAATCCGGATTGTGAATGGGCACCATAGCCCGAGCAAGCTTGTCGCGGTCGGGGATTGA
- a CDS encoding DoxX family membrane protein — METKSKFVATIPEPKLARLLFADTRLAMLWLVIRLYVGYEWLMAGISKLNSPAWLGEQAGTALKGFLAGALQKTVGEHPDVAGWYASFIQNFVLNHPIVFSNLVVYGEIAVGLGLILGLFTGIAAFFGSFMNLNYLLAGTVSTNPVLGILQLFLILAWRIAGWYGLDRFALPKLGTPWKHGEMFEK, encoded by the coding sequence ATGGAGACTAAATCAAAATTTGTCGCGACCATTCCGGAGCCAAAGTTGGCCAGACTTTTATTTGCCGACACCCGACTGGCCATGCTTTGGCTCGTTATCCGACTCTATGTTGGTTATGAATGGCTAATGGCCGGAATTTCAAAACTTAATTCTCCGGCTTGGTTAGGCGAACAGGCTGGCACCGCCCTCAAAGGATTTCTGGCAGGAGCCCTACAAAAAACCGTAGGCGAGCACCCTGATGTTGCCGGCTGGTATGCGAGCTTCATTCAAAATTTCGTACTGAATCACCCAATCGTTTTTTCCAATCTGGTAGTTTATGGCGAAATCGCGGTTGGTCTGGGATTGATTTTGGGTTTGTTTACCGGCATTGCCGCCTTCTTCGGCAGTTTTATGAACCTCAACTATCTTTTGGCTGGCACCGTGAGCACCAACCCTGTTCTGGGCATTTTGCAGTTATTTTTGATTCTAGCTTGGCGTATTGCCGGCTGGTACGGACTAGACCGTTTCGCTTTGCCAAAGCTTGGGACACCCTGGAAGCACGGCGAGATGTTTGAGAAGTAA
- a CDS encoding amidohydrolase family protein, whose protein sequence is MLETDKNSRKKFKEKGRTLIIDIHAHTSNHQMKGLHVTSATIATLEELAKQYGISAIILLATYFPHRGTGVHNHDLLKRIEGRPLFRMFGSLNVINGLRTGIDELEKLAQLGLIAGIKLYPGYQSFEPSETQLVGIYQLAETYRLPVMLHGGELHRCPKEWNELSRPKYVEKPARDFPKVKFVVSHLSNPHFEELREVMTRCPNVFTDISGQFVSGAEEDMPEYRKLIVEEIQKFLLLPNGEDRVMFATDFPIQSYEDSLDLVWRLKLSEVGLKKILAGNAIRFLDRTHAT, encoded by the coding sequence ATGCTAGAAACAGACAAGAACAGCAGAAAAAAGTTTAAAGAGAAAGGCAGAACCTTGATAATCGACATCCACGCACACACATCAAATCACCAGATGAAGGGTCTCCACGTTACTTCGGCGACCATTGCCACACTAGAGGAGTTGGCCAAGCAGTATGGCATCTCAGCCATTATTCTGTTGGCAACCTACTTCCCCCACCGGGGAACCGGTGTCCACAATCACGATCTGCTAAAACGGATCGAGGGACGACCACTGTTTCGAATGTTCGGCAGTCTAAATGTCATAAATGGACTGCGTACCGGAATCGACGAGCTTGAGAAGTTGGCCCAACTTGGTTTAATCGCCGGCATCAAACTGTATCCCGGCTATCAGAGTTTTGAACCAAGCGAAACCCAACTTGTCGGGATCTATCAGCTGGCGGAAACTTATCGCCTGCCGGTGATGCTTCATGGTGGCGAACTGCATCGATGCCCAAAAGAATGGAACGAGCTTTCCCGACCAAAGTATGTTGAAAAACCGGCCCGGGATTTTCCGAAAGTTAAATTCGTCGTCAGTCACCTCTCGAACCCTCACTTTGAGGAACTTCGCGAAGTGATGACTCGTTGCCCGAATGTCTTTACCGACATCTCCGGACAATTTGTCTCCGGCGCCGAAGAGGACATGCCCGAGTATCGCAAACTTATCGTCGAGGAAATCCAAAAGTTTCTTTTACTTCCGAACGGAGAAGATCGGGTCATGTTTGCGACCGACTTCCCTATCCAGAGCTATGAAGATTCTTTGGATCTGGTCTGGCGCTTGAAATTGAGTGAGGTTGGGTTAAAGAAAATTCTGGCAGGAAATGCTATCAGGTTTCTGGACAGAACACACGCAACATAA
- a CDS encoding phosphopantothenoylcysteine decarboxylase, translated as MSIKRILVTAGNTRVPIDRVRGIDNIFKGRTGVAIAKYFATQGCKVTLLTSHPDLAKQCHPNLEVLSFSSFEQLRFKMRALVQDLAFDAIIHSAAVSDYKVAGMYKQTGEAVEIGGHLLRELSQLDSSGKIGSDHPELWMKMVPTVKIVDLIREPWGFKGILVKFKLQVDMTDAELIEIATKSMKHSSADFIVANTLEGLTAKAFIISVKGGNPIRTSRDKLPENLYQELGL; from the coding sequence ATGAGCATAAAGAGAATACTCGTGACAGCCGGCAACACCCGGGTCCCGATTGACAGAGTTCGCGGTATCGACAACATTTTCAAAGGTCGAACCGGAGTCGCAATCGCAAAATATTTCGCCACGCAGGGTTGTAAGGTGACTCTACTCACATCGCATCCTGACCTCGCAAAGCAGTGTCATCCGAATTTGGAAGTCCTGTCATTCAGTTCGTTTGAACAACTGCGTTTTAAAATGAGGGCATTGGTCCAAGACCTAGCCTTCGACGCGATTATTCATTCGGCCGCGGTCTCTGACTATAAGGTTGCCGGCATGTACAAACAGACCGGCGAGGCTGTCGAAATTGGTGGGCACCTCCTGCGCGAGCTCAGCCAACTGGACAGCTCTGGCAAAATCGGTTCCGATCACCCCGAGTTGTGGATGAAAATGGTTCCAACAGTGAAGATCGTCGACCTGATTCGTGAACCGTGGGGCTTCAAAGGAATACTCGTTAAATTCAAGCTCCAGGTAGACATGACCGACGCCGAGCTCATTGAAATCGCCACGAAAAGTATGAAGCACTCCTCGGCCGACTTCATTGTTGCCAACACCCTGGAAGGTCTGACGGCTAAGGCCTTCATCATCTCGGTGAAGGGCGGAAATCCGATTCGCACCAGTCGAGACAAACTGCCCGAGAACCTCTACCAAGAACTCGGCCTATGA
- a CDS encoding flavoprotein, with protein sequence MKLLLGVTGSVAAKLTPKLVRTLMERVPELELKVIATDRALYFFRKEDVPIPVLTDKSEWTEGGYVKDTPVLHIDLGEWADQLLIAPLSADTLSDMAHGKANKFLTSTVLAWPREKRIILAPAMNTRMWSNPITQDNLATIQRVYNTGTIEPVEGMLACKTKGVGAMAHIDTIVASLLPKKVH encoded by the coding sequence ATGAAATTACTCCTTGGCGTGACCGGCAGTGTGGCTGCCAAACTTACTCCGAAACTGGTTCGAACCCTCATGGAAAGAGTACCCGAACTTGAGCTCAAAGTCATCGCGACTGACCGGGCCCTGTACTTTTTCCGAAAGGAAGATGTACCGATTCCGGTGCTCACCGACAAGTCTGAGTGGACCGAAGGCGGTTATGTCAAAGACACTCCTGTTCTCCACATTGATTTGGGTGAATGGGCCGACCAACTGTTGATTGCCCCGCTTTCGGCCGACACTTTGTCGGACATGGCACACGGCAAAGCCAACAAGTTCCTGACCAGCACGGTCTTGGCCTGGCCGAGGGAAAAGCGAATTATCTTGGCTCCGGCCATGAACACTCGGATGTGGTCAAATCCAATCACTCAAGACAATCTGGCAACGATTCAGCGAGTTTACAATACAGGCACAATCGAACCAGTTGAAGGTATGTTGGCCTGCAAGACAAAAGGGGTGGGAGCGATGGCCCACATCGACACCATCGTCGCTTCCTTGCTCCCAAAAAAAGTACATTAG